A single window of bacterium DNA harbors:
- the pepF gene encoding oligoendopeptidase F, with protein sequence MQATPKGTLPKREEIDPQYIWKLEDIYASDSDWEEDFNAVERMTGEIARYRDSLGDSGQKLLSWLHFADDLNVIAGRLGNYAFRRYDENTADTTYQGMMDRVMSQHARIGAATAWVLPEILAIPEERVRQFVDETDGLKVYAHHLDEILRMKKHTLSPSEEHLLALSMEAMAVPSNVFGMFNDADIRFGSIRGEDGSDVEVTKGRYIQLQESRDRRVREDAFRAMYGSYAQWKNTLASTLGGQVKKEIFLSRARDYDSTRHMALYEDNIPETVYDNVVRTINDNLEPLHRSIALRKRLLKLDAVRPWDLYVPLASEANFHFPYDEAVQHVREAMSVLGPAYARDLGNALDGGWIDVYENQGKTSGAYSAWTYGAHPFVLLNYSNTLKDVFTLAHEMGHAMHSWYTWKNQPPVYGGYTIFCAEVASTTNEMLLVDHMLKTQENDELRRHLLFHQIDSIRGTVYNQALFAEFEQHIHHAAENGTPLTVDVLSGKMGELYQKYLGPDFAMDDLYAMNWSRIPHFYRSFYVFQYATGLSAATALSRNIINGVSGALDRYLGFLKSGSARYSIELLRSAGVDMTKPEPIAATAALMNTLLDQVEELI encoded by the coding sequence ATGCAAGCAACGCCAAAAGGCACACTCCCGAAACGGGAGGAGATTGATCCGCAGTATATATGGAAGCTCGAAGACATCTACGCTTCTGACAGTGACTGGGAGGAGGATTTCAACGCTGTTGAGCGCATGACAGGGGAAATTGCCCGCTATCGCGATTCGCTGGGGGATTCAGGACAGAAGCTCCTGAGCTGGCTGCATTTCGCTGACGATCTCAACGTGATTGCCGGACGCCTGGGGAATTACGCATTCCGGCGCTATGACGAGAACACTGCTGATACCACATACCAGGGGATGATGGACCGGGTGATGTCGCAGCATGCGCGTATCGGAGCCGCAACCGCCTGGGTGCTGCCTGAAATACTCGCGATACCGGAAGAGCGCGTGCGTCAGTTCGTCGACGAAACGGACGGGCTCAAGGTGTACGCGCATCATCTCGATGAAATCCTCCGCATGAAAAAGCACACCCTGAGTCCTTCCGAAGAACATCTGCTGGCGCTCTCCATGGAGGCGATGGCGGTGCCGTCGAATGTTTTCGGCATGTTCAACGATGCGGATATCCGCTTCGGCAGCATACGCGGTGAGGACGGCAGCGACGTCGAGGTGACAAAAGGACGATACATCCAGCTTCAGGAGTCCCGCGACCGCCGTGTGCGGGAGGATGCCTTTCGGGCGATGTACGGCAGTTATGCGCAGTGGAAGAATACTCTTGCTTCCACGCTCGGGGGACAGGTGAAGAAAGAAATTTTTCTTTCCCGCGCGCGAGACTATGACAGTACCCGGCATATGGCACTGTATGAAGACAATATTCCCGAGACCGTGTATGACAATGTCGTGCGGACCATCAACGACAATCTCGAGCCGCTGCACCGTTCCATCGCATTGCGGAAGCGTTTGTTGAAGCTCGATGCCGTGCGTCCCTGGGACCTTTACGTTCCACTCGCATCGGAGGCGAACTTCCATTTTCCATATGATGAGGCGGTGCAGCATGTCCGCGAGGCCATGTCAGTGCTGGGTCCCGCCTACGCCCGGGATCTCGGGAATGCGCTCGACGGCGGTTGGATCGATGTGTATGAAAACCAGGGGAAAACGTCAGGAGCCTACTCGGCGTGGACGTACGGGGCGCATCCCTTCGTGCTCCTCAATTACAGCAACACGCTGAAAGATGTGTTCACCCTGGCTCATGAGATGGGACATGCAATGCACTCGTGGTACACCTGGAAAAATCAACCACCGGTGTACGGCGGATACACCATCTTCTGCGCAGAGGTAGCCTCGACGACAAACGAAATGCTTCTCGTCGACCATATGCTGAAGACCCAGGAAAATGACGAGCTGCGGAGACATCTGCTTTTCCACCAGATCGACAGTATCCGCGGTACCGTATACAACCAGGCCCTGTTCGCGGAATTCGAACAGCACATTCATCACGCTGCGGAAAACGGCACACCGCTGACAGTCGATGTGCTGAGTGGGAAAATGGGGGAATTGTATCAAAAGTATCTGGGACCGGATTTTGCGATGGATGATCTCTACGCGATGAACTGGTCACGTATCCCGCATTTCTATCGCAGCTTCTATGTATTCCAGTATGCGACGGGACTCTCGGCAGCTACCGCCCTGTCCCGCAATATTATCAACGGCGTATCCGGGGCGCTTGATCGCTACCTTGGTTTCCTGAAGTCAGGGAGCGCACGGTACTCAATCGAGCTGCTTCGTAGTGCCGGTGTTGATATGACAAAACCTGAACCCATTGCAGCGACAGCGGCATTGATGAATACCCTGCTCGATCAGGTCGAGGAACTCATCTGA
- a CDS encoding tetratricopeptide repeat protein, with the protein MKRSTISTGERTAIMQSLHNFSRCIMQFLHIPTRNIMQFLHILPLVLLFFPACGPLIELEDENIALKSRIDSLEIALAECGTQTDLAHERLSAIESENLQLDNRNRQLAARVAELQYQQGSDASTQLSSGSPQAQATAGKQRPVSGRDAAVANNQGSNIPSTAQSGSTESTPPTSRRAQPSGAPDYRADVHPELPFLREYQAGLSAFNAGQFDAARRAFAGLLQTSRGNEMTDNCVYWLGETARSQKQLSEAFDLFSTVLGYRNSDKTAQALSARARTAIELGRTDVARSDCERLLKEFPKSDQAVLARQMLKKL; encoded by the coding sequence ATGAAGCGCAGCACGATCTCAACCGGTGAACGCACTGCAATTATGCAGTCTCTGCATAATTTTTCTCGCTGCATTATGCAGTTTCTGCATATTCCCACGCGAAACATTATGCAGTTTCTGCATATTCTGCCGCTGGTGCTGCTGTTTTTTCCAGCCTGTGGTCCTTTAATCGAACTCGAGGACGAAAATATCGCACTCAAGTCGCGAATCGATTCGCTGGAAATCGCACTTGCGGAATGTGGTACGCAAACCGATCTCGCGCATGAACGCCTTTCCGCCATTGAGAGTGAAAACCTGCAGCTCGACAATCGCAACCGGCAGCTCGCGGCACGCGTTGCGGAGCTGCAGTATCAGCAGGGATCCGATGCGTCTACCCAGCTCTCATCAGGCAGCCCCCAGGCACAGGCGACAGCCGGAAAGCAGCGCCCGGTGTCCGGCCGGGACGCAGCTGTTGCCAACAATCAGGGAAGCAATATTCCGTCCACAGCACAGTCCGGGAGCACCGAATCTACTCCACCGACATCCCGTCGCGCACAGCCATCCGGCGCACCTGACTATCGTGCTGATGTGCATCCGGAACTTCCCTTTCTCCGCGAGTATCAGGCGGGTCTGAGTGCGTTTAACGCCGGCCAGTTTGATGCTGCACGTCGGGCATTTGCAGGACTCCTGCAGACGTCCCGCGGCAATGAAATGACGGACAATTGTGTATACTGGCTCGGGGAAACGGCCCGGAGCCAGAAGCAGCTCAGCGAAGCCTTTGATCTGTTCTCCACTGTACTCGGCTACAGGAACAGCGACAAAACAGCGCAGGCGTTGTCGGCGCGTGCACGGACAGCCATTGAACTGGGCAGGACCGATGTCGCCAGGAGCGATTGTGAGCGCCTGCTCAAAGAATTTCCGAAGAGCGATCAGGCGGTACTTGCGCGTCAGATGCTGAAAAAGCTCTGA
- a CDS encoding geranylgeranylglyceryl/heptaprenylglyceryl phosphate synthase produces the protein MSRPHAVYDSLREAHERETPLLFLLVDPDKSDPSQLPGFVADAEKAGVDGFLIGGSLALLPQFEDCIRAMKIAAQKPVIIFPGGVHQISGEADAILFLSIISGRNPEQLIGQHVLAAPMVHELDLEAISTGYMIVSSSAVTSTEYMSYSKPLPREKPELAAAHALAAEMLGMKMVYLEAGSGAPQSVPADMIRMLRALLNIPIIVGGGIRSPDQAAEKAAAGASIVIVGNHFEDDGNRAQLEAFAQAVHNGRALSITDI, from the coding sequence ATGAGCAGACCACACGCGGTATACGACAGTCTGCGCGAAGCGCATGAACGAGAGACGCCCCTGCTTTTTCTCCTCGTCGATCCTGACAAAAGCGATCCCTCGCAGCTCCCTGGCTTTGTTGCGGACGCGGAGAAGGCGGGGGTCGACGGATTTCTGATCGGTGGTTCGCTGGCGCTGCTCCCGCAGTTTGAAGACTGCATACGCGCGATGAAGATTGCTGCGCAGAAACCCGTCATCATTTTTCCGGGAGGCGTTCACCAGATTTCAGGTGAGGCCGACGCCATACTGTTTCTCTCCATTATCAGCGGACGCAACCCGGAGCAGCTTATCGGGCAGCATGTACTCGCAGCCCCCATGGTGCACGAGCTCGATCTCGAGGCTATTTCCACAGGATACATGATCGTGTCCTCAAGTGCCGTGACATCGACCGAATACATGAGTTATTCCAAACCACTGCCCCGTGAGAAACCGGAACTCGCTGCGGCGCATGCACTCGCTGCCGAGATGCTCGGCATGAAAATGGTCTATCTCGAAGCAGGGAGCGGCGCTCCGCAGAGTGTTCCGGCCGACATGATTCGGATGCTGCGGGCACTCTTGAATATCCCCATCATCGTAGGCGGGGGAATCCGCAGTCCGGATCAGGCTGCCGAGAAAGCCGCAGCGGGTGCATCCATTGTCATTGTGGGTAACCACTTTGAAGACGATGGAAATCGCGCACAACTCGAAGCGTTTGCGCAGGCTGTACATAACGGACGCGCACTGTCTATCACCGATATCTGA
- the alaS gene encoding alanine--tRNA ligase translates to MTSTEIRQSFLDFFRGKQHRIVQSAPVVPHDDPTLLFTNAGMNQFKDVFLGIGSREYSRAADTQKCIRVSGKHNDLEEVGRDTYHHTFFEMLGNWSFGDYYKREAISWAWELLTGVWKLPKERLHATVFRDDDEAFTLWTELTDIDPSHVHRFDEKDNFWEMGDTGPCGPCSEIHIDLTDDGNGGSLVNADSPEVMEIWNLVFIQYNRDEEGNLHPLPTTHVDTGMGFERICAVLQGKKSNYDTDVFMPVIQRIAEVTGKPYEGDEERIAMRVIADHVRMLTFSIADGAMPGPEGRGYVLRRILRRAARFGRKLGMREPYLWRVVETLGKTMGEVFPEIVDNREVIEKVIRAEEESFNATLDRGLEIFEDIVSRTKDAGDACIAGEEVFRLYDTFGFPIDLTNLLAEERGLGIDSDEFERRLQEQKERSRAVTKKNVAHPTAGDQPTITLETLDGAEAISTFTGYDSLETESRLLGRYEKDGLLYLLLERTPFYVESGGQVSDEGVLHWKNSTAAVQGLLKLDGQTVHVVDQAKDFAPQLGDTLRAEVKGRARRDTMRNHTATHLLHAALRGVLGTHVQQAGSLVEPERLRFDFSHFEKVGNEQLQEIEALVNEKILEGIPVQQHRDVPFDDARTMGALMFFGDKYGDRVNVLQIADFSMEFCGGTHVRNTAEIGLFKITSEGSVASGTRRIEAVTGRGVRKFISTLEQDIAKEKKREEELHEEIRRLEKELSRATVEQGAGQIDDIIAKAEPWNDSRIAVARLDVGDADQLKALGDTLREKLKSGIGLLASVIDGKVLLVCVVTDDLVKSGIKAGNLVGGIAKKLGGGGGGRPHMATAGAKDTDGLDAVLAAATASIREAAEG, encoded by the coding sequence ATGACTTCAACAGAAATCCGCCAGAGTTTTCTGGATTTTTTTCGTGGCAAACAGCATCGCATTGTTCAAAGCGCCCCGGTGGTGCCTCATGACGATCCGACCCTGCTCTTCACCAATGCCGGGATGAATCAGTTCAAGGATGTTTTTCTCGGCATCGGCAGCAGGGAATACAGCCGTGCCGCCGATACACAGAAGTGCATTCGCGTTTCCGGCAAGCACAACGATCTCGAAGAGGTCGGTCGCGACACCTATCACCATACCTTCTTCGAGATGCTTGGCAACTGGAGCTTCGGGGATTATTACAAGCGCGAAGCCATCAGCTGGGCATGGGAGCTTTTAACGGGTGTCTGGAAACTGCCGAAGGAACGTTTGCACGCGACGGTCTTCCGGGATGATGACGAAGCGTTTACGCTGTGGACGGAACTGACCGATATCGATCCCTCTCACGTCCATCGCTTCGACGAGAAAGACAATTTCTGGGAAATGGGGGATACGGGGCCCTGTGGTCCCTGCTCGGAAATTCATATTGACCTCACCGATGATGGGAACGGCGGGAGTCTCGTCAATGCCGATTCTCCGGAAGTCATGGAAATCTGGAACCTGGTGTTCATCCAGTACAATCGTGACGAGGAAGGAAACCTGCACCCCCTTCCCACGACGCATGTCGATACGGGAATGGGATTCGAGCGCATCTGTGCCGTGCTGCAGGGGAAGAAATCGAACTATGACACCGATGTGTTCATGCCTGTCATCCAGCGCATAGCAGAGGTCACCGGGAAGCCCTATGAGGGTGACGAAGAACGGATCGCCATGCGTGTCATCGCCGATCATGTGCGCATGCTCACGTTCTCGATCGCTGACGGTGCCATGCCGGGTCCCGAAGGCAGGGGATACGTGCTGCGGCGCATTCTCCGGCGGGCCGCGCGTTTCGGCCGCAAACTCGGGATGCGTGAGCCGTATCTCTGGCGCGTCGTTGAAACGCTCGGCAAGACCATGGGTGAAGTGTTTCCGGAAATCGTGGACAACCGCGAGGTGATTGAGAAAGTAATTCGTGCAGAAGAGGAGAGCTTTAATGCGACCCTCGACCGGGGACTTGAGATTTTCGAGGATATCGTATCCCGTACCAAAGATGCCGGTGACGCGTGTATCGCGGGCGAAGAGGTATTTCGCCTGTATGACACCTTCGGGTTCCCCATCGATCTTACCAACCTTCTCGCGGAGGAACGCGGGCTGGGAATTGACAGTGACGAGTTCGAACGCCGGCTGCAGGAGCAGAAGGAGCGTTCGCGTGCGGTGACGAAGAAAAACGTTGCGCATCCCACGGCTGGAGATCAGCCCACCATAACTCTGGAAACGCTCGACGGTGCTGAGGCCATATCGACCTTCACCGGCTACGACAGTCTCGAAACGGAGAGCCGCCTGCTCGGCCGCTATGAAAAAGACGGGCTGCTGTATCTGCTTCTGGAACGCACCCCGTTTTACGTGGAGTCCGGTGGCCAGGTGAGCGATGAAGGTGTGCTGCATTGGAAGAACAGTACGGCCGCTGTGCAGGGCCTGTTAAAACTTGATGGTCAGACCGTCCACGTGGTTGACCAGGCAAAGGATTTCGCACCCCAGCTTGGAGATACACTTCGTGCGGAAGTGAAAGGCAGGGCCCGCCGTGATACGATGCGCAACCACACGGCGACGCATTTGCTGCATGCCGCACTGCGAGGTGTGCTGGGAACGCATGTTCAACAGGCAGGATCGCTTGTGGAGCCCGAGCGCCTGCGCTTCGATTTTTCCCATTTCGAGAAAGTGGGTAACGAGCAGCTGCAGGAAATCGAAGCACTGGTCAACGAGAAAATTCTCGAAGGCATTCCCGTGCAGCAGCACAGGGACGTACCGTTCGATGATGCCAGGACCATGGGCGCGCTGATGTTTTTCGGTGACAAATACGGTGATCGTGTGAACGTGCTGCAGATCGCGGATTTCTCCATGGAATTCTGTGGCGGCACGCATGTGCGCAATACTGCGGAGATTGGACTCTTCAAGATTACTTCCGAAGGCTCTGTGGCCAGCGGAACACGGCGTATCGAAGCGGTGACCGGCCGCGGGGTGAGAAAGTTTATTTCCACGCTCGAACAGGACATTGCAAAGGAGAAAAAGCGGGAAGAGGAACTGCACGAGGAAATCCGCCGGCTGGAAAAAGAGCTCTCACGTGCCACCGTGGAGCAGGGTGCCGGTCAGATCGACGACATCATCGCGAAGGCCGAGCCGTGGAATGACAGCCGCATCGCCGTGGCACGTCTGGATGTCGGAGACGCCGATCAGCTCAAAGCCCTCGGTGATACCCTGCGTGAGAAATTGAAGTCCGGTATCGGACTCCTCGCTTCCGTAATCGACGGAAAAGTGCTGCTGGTCTGTGTCGTGACCGATGACCTGGTGAAGTCCGGCATCAAGGCGGGCAACCTCGTCGGCGGCATTGCGAAAAAACTTGGCGGTGGTGGTGGTGGGCGACCCCACATGGCAACAGCCGGGGCGAAAGACACGGACGGACTCGATGCCGTGCTCGCCGCGGCCACGGCGTCCATCAGGGAGGCAGCGGAGGGATGA
- a CDS encoding ATP-dependent Clp protease adaptor ClpS, whose product MNYTFQQTPFELPDIEEQVTDGTETDTPSRVILFNDEVHTFEDVISQLQKAIQCTREKGEALAWEVHTKGKACVFTGEMNKCLRVSAILEEIALHTQIEM is encoded by the coding sequence ATGAACTATACTTTTCAACAAACGCCTTTTGAACTGCCCGATATCGAAGAGCAGGTAACTGACGGAACGGAAACGGATACCCCATCCCGCGTGATTCTGTTCAACGACGAGGTGCATACATTTGAAGATGTCATCTCGCAGCTGCAGAAAGCGATACAGTGCACACGTGAAAAGGGAGAAGCACTCGCCTGGGAAGTGCACACGAAAGGCAAGGCCTGTGTATTCACAGGCGAGATGAACAAATGTCTGCGCGTGAGTGCTATTCTCGAGGAGATCGCCCTCCATACGCAGATTGAAATGTAA
- a CDS encoding DUF493 domain-containing protein, whose product MDTNAFPNRPLKREELLAVLRDNYVFPGTFPITVIARSDLEFYATLHTAIEELQGEMSFSINQVPSKKKNFTSYRIELYVESAETALFRKEAIGRVDGVLVLL is encoded by the coding sequence ATGGATACAAACGCATTTCCCAATCGTCCACTCAAACGTGAGGAACTTCTCGCGGTTCTCCGGGACAATTACGTGTTTCCCGGGACATTCCCCATCACTGTCATCGCGCGGAGTGACCTGGAGTTCTACGCAACGCTGCATACGGCCATAGAAGAACTCCAGGGCGAGATGTCGTTCAGCATCAACCAGGTGCCTTCGAAGAAAAAGAACTTCACGTCATACCGAATTGAACTGTATGTCGAAAGTGCGGAGACCGCGCTTTTTCGTAAGGAAGCGATCGGCAGGGTGGACGGTGTTCTGGTCCTGCTGTAA
- a CDS encoding SoxR reducing system RseC family protein → MKGEDLYEEGIVVRSADGTATVMVMNSDSCHECGAKMFCSASEGSENTVTVRDPFGAHAGDTVRFVIRGEIMFKVAAYLYGIPLVLILSGVLFGMYVYDPGVMPRELWSFMLGLSATALYYLLFFVAGSGMRSGKLMPSIVHVKGAELADDAMLSN, encoded by the coding sequence ATGAAAGGCGAAGATCTGTATGAAGAGGGCATCGTCGTCAGAAGTGCTGACGGCACCGCGACGGTCATGGTGATGAACAGCGACAGCTGCCACGAATGTGGCGCGAAGATGTTCTGCTCCGCCTCTGAGGGAAGTGAAAATACGGTTACCGTGCGCGATCCGTTTGGTGCGCATGCAGGTGATACCGTGCGTTTTGTCATACGTGGTGAAATCATGTTCAAGGTCGCCGCGTACCTCTACGGTATCCCGCTCGTGCTGATTCTTTCCGGTGTCCTCTTCGGTATGTACGTATACGATCCGGGCGTCATGCCGCGTGAACTCTGGTCATTCATGCTCGGATTGTCCGCGACCGCTCTCTACTACCTCCTGTTCTTCGTTGCCGGAAGCGGCATGCGTTCGGGGAAGCTGATGCCCAGCATCGTCCATGTCAAGGGTGCGGAACTGGCGGACGATGCCATGCTCTCGAACTAG
- a CDS encoding RnfABCDGE type electron transport complex subunit B, whose protein sequence is MDINVLIAIATMGGLGFVFAGALAIADKKLRVEENPKIGQINEVLPGANCGACGKAGCYDFAVNVVDGNIAINGCPVGGQDTVNDIAGILGVEAGTATKIVARVLCRGGNIEAAHKMVEYRGPQSCATMHLVSGGSKLCQYGCMGGGDCVDACTFNAIHLNDNGLPEVIDDLCTGCGMCVTACPRDIIELHPADREVFVFCKSHDDPKTAKEVCDVACTGCGICARKSDGGVIMEDGLAVIDWDKFDPEKIPFDKCKNSAICFLKDAYKQHLEEEAVSAAEVTPEQSN, encoded by the coding sequence ATGGATATCAATGTTCTCATAGCGATCGCTACAATGGGCGGACTCGGTTTCGTGTTTGCCGGTGCGCTGGCAATTGCAGATAAAAAGCTGCGTGTCGAGGAAAACCCCAAGATCGGGCAGATCAACGAAGTACTTCCCGGTGCCAATTGCGGCGCCTGCGGGAAGGCAGGCTGTTATGATTTCGCCGTGAATGTGGTGGACGGCAACATCGCCATCAATGGATGTCCCGTAGGCGGACAGGATACCGTCAATGATATCGCGGGCATTCTCGGTGTCGAAGCCGGGACTGCGACGAAAATCGTGGCGCGCGTCCTCTGCCGGGGTGGCAATATCGAAGCGGCACATAAAATGGTTGAGTACCGCGGACCCCAGAGCTGCGCCACCATGCATCTCGTCAGCGGTGGATCGAAGCTCTGTCAGTACGGCTGCATGGGAGGCGGAGACTGTGTCGACGCCTGTACCTTCAACGCCATCCATCTCAATGACAACGGGCTCCCCGAAGTGATCGATGATCTCTGCACCGGTTGTGGCATGTGCGTTACCGCATGTCCCCGCGACATCATCGAACTGCATCCTGCCGATCGCGAGGTGTTCGTTTTCTGCAAGAGCCACGACGATCCAAAGACCGCGAAGGAAGTCTGCGATGTCGCCTGCACGGGTTGCGGCATCTGCGCCCGCAAATCCGATGGCGGCGTGATCATGGAAGATGGTCTTGCCGTGATCGACTGGGACAAGTTTGATCCGGAGAAAATTCCCTTCGACAAGTGCAAGAACAGCGCCATCTGTTTTCTCAAGGATGCCTACAAACAGCACCTCGAGGAAGAAGCTGTCTCTGCAGCAGAGGTTACCCCGGAACAGAGCAACTGA
- a CDS encoding FAD:protein FMN transferase, translating into MSKRSPLGLTMFILALFVMGFYIALQFSKKDAPLVRTQVALGTLIEVQIRGMERAEAWHIMDAVFAEVRRVDTLFSTYKESGPVWKLNHSSDTLVRVPDEVFALLRRCDSLTRASHGAFDIAVEPLIEAWGFDGDTPAVPVDSLLARALKESGWQHVHLLDADRVRKAAASRINFGAIAKGYAVDRAVAVLREHGAGDALVNAGGEVRSSGGEWSIGVQHPRSPSELVAVIELHGKAVATSGDYEQYFEVGNMRYHHIFDPSTGRPARGCQSVTVIADDDVTADALATAVFVMGPEDGMEFLTQYQDIEALIIDEKGEEHTTPGFAGYRTR; encoded by the coding sequence ATGAGCAAGCGGTCACCACTCGGACTGACGATGTTCATCCTTGCGCTGTTCGTAATGGGATTCTATATCGCATTGCAGTTCAGCAAAAAGGATGCACCGCTGGTGCGTACGCAGGTGGCCCTTGGAACGCTGATCGAAGTGCAGATTCGGGGTATGGAACGGGCCGAGGCCTGGCATATCATGGATGCCGTGTTCGCTGAAGTGCGACGTGTTGACACACTGTTCAGCACGTACAAGGAAAGCGGACCGGTGTGGAAGCTCAACCACAGCAGCGACACTCTCGTCCGCGTTCCGGACGAGGTGTTCGCGCTGCTCCGACGCTGTGATTCACTGACCCGCGCAAGCCATGGGGCGTTTGACATCGCCGTCGAACCGCTTATCGAAGCATGGGGTTTTGATGGCGATACGCCGGCGGTGCCGGTTGACAGCCTACTCGCCCGAGCGTTGAAGGAAAGCGGCTGGCAGCATGTCCATCTCCTGGATGCGGATCGCGTTCGCAAAGCCGCTGCAAGCCGAATCAATTTCGGCGCCATCGCCAAAGGATATGCCGTTGACCGTGCGGTCGCGGTATTGCGCGAACATGGCGCCGGTGATGCACTGGTGAATGCGGGCGGGGAGGTGCGCAGCAGCGGTGGTGAGTGGAGCATTGGCGTTCAGCATCCTCGGTCACCATCCGAACTGGTGGCCGTCATCGAACTGCATGGCAAGGCAGTTGCGACTTCCGGTGACTACGAACAGTATTTCGAAGTTGGCAACATGCGCTACCATCATATTTTCGACCCCTCCACCGGTCGTCCCGCACGTGGCTGCCAGTCGGTCACGGTCATCGCGGATGACGATGTGACGGCTGATGCCCTTGCGACGGCCGTGTTCGTCATGGGGCCTGAAGATGGCATGGAATTTCTTACACAATATCAAGATATTGAAGCACTTATCATCGACGAAAAGGGCGAGGAACACACCACGCCCGGTTTCGCCGGATATCGAACGAGGTAA
- a CDS encoding NusG domain II-containing protein has translation MISRRSFLKLSGLAVGAVGAGFGTGHVLSSGKGRRFAMHAFVPDDDRAVADMLAMFRAELPQGAATPVIHADRRWHGVIARALKPGTFSSVPFSGRGRVHVRLQRLGSTTAGDILVSDDRKRIYDPAGDFSMALHSLRGRLQHAEAEYMISAEYVEEAPLASLLSTGSVLVVENAGGIAERIPLGKGNSSFSVSGPQGRTGVTLRDGHAHVHSASCRHELCRKAGSISRPGEVIACAPNRVLLRIEAA, from the coding sequence ATGATTTCACGTCGATCTTTTTTGAAACTGTCCGGCCTCGCCGTCGGCGCTGTCGGCGCGGGCTTCGGGACGGGGCATGTCCTTTCGTCCGGGAAAGGGCGTCGCTTCGCGATGCACGCTTTCGTTCCGGACGATGACCGTGCAGTTGCTGATATGCTCGCGATGTTCCGTGCAGAACTGCCGCAGGGCGCAGCGACCCCGGTGATTCATGCCGACCGTCGCTGGCATGGCGTTATTGCGAGGGCCCTGAAACCCGGGACCTTCAGTTCCGTCCCGTTCAGTGGCCGCGGCCGCGTCCATGTGCGCCTGCAGCGCCTCGGATCAACGACTGCTGGAGACATCCTCGTAAGCGATGATCGCAAGCGCATTTACGATCCTGCCGGGGATTTCAGCATGGCATTGCATTCTCTGCGCGGTCGTCTGCAGCATGCGGAAGCCGAGTACATGATCAGTGCGGAATACGTCGAGGAGGCGCCGCTGGCGTCACTGCTCTCGACCGGAAGCGTGCTGGTGGTGGAAAATGCCGGTGGCATTGCAGAACGTATACCTCTTGGCAAGGGCAACAGCAGCTTCAGCGTCAGTGGTCCCCAGGGACGCACCGGTGTGACGCTGCGCGATGGCCATGCGCACGTACACAGTGCAAGTTGCCGGCACGAGCTCTGCCGCAAGGCAGGATCGATCTCGCGTCCGGGTGAAGTTATCGCCTGCGCCCCCAACCGTGTCCTGCTCCGTATCGAGGCTGCCTGA
- the rsxA gene encoding electron transport complex subunit RsxA: MELILIFLSAAIVNNFVLAYFLGICPFIGVSNKLSSAFPMGLATTFVMVLTAIVTWLIYHLILVPYDVVYLEYVSFILVIASLVQFVEMFIKKVSQPLYRALGIFLPLITTNCAILGLALFIVLKDYSFVQAIFYGVGAGAGFTLAISVMAGIREELELANVPRAFQGAPITLIVAGLLALAFMGFAGMISV; the protein is encoded by the coding sequence ATGGAACTGATTCTTATTTTCCTTTCCGCGGCAATTGTCAATAACTTTGTACTCGCGTACTTCCTCGGCATCTGTCCCTTCATCGGGGTGTCGAACAAACTGTCTTCGGCCTTCCCGATGGGACTCGCGACGACCTTCGTCATGGTGCTGACCGCAATCGTGACATGGTTGATTTACCATCTCATCCTCGTTCCGTACGATGTCGTTTATCTCGAGTATGTTTCCTTCATTCTCGTGATCGCCTCACTGGTGCAGTTCGTCGAGATGTTCATCAAAAAGGTGAGTCAGCCGCTGTACCGTGCCCTCGGCATCTTTCTGCCCCTGATCACCACGAACTGCGCAATCCTCGGTCTGGCACTTTTTATCGTGCTCAAGGATTACAGTTTCGTGCAGGCGATTTTCTACGGTGTCGGCGCGGGTGCGGGTTTCACGCTTGCCATCAGTGTCATGGCCGGCATTCGTGAAGAACTCGAGCTGGCAAACGTGCCTCGCGCCTTCCAGGGCGCTCCCATCACCCTGATCGTGGCGGGACTGCTGGCCCTCGCATTCATGGGCTTCGCAGGCATGATTTCGGTCTAA